The DNA sequence GGCCAAGCCCTTTTCAGACTGGGCAGCCCTTCAGAATAATTCTGaaagacagggacagagacacagggttAACAGCAACCTGAGTCGAGGCCTCCTGGCTCTGCTGTAACACACGGAGAGTGCTCGTAGAATCAGGACACTGGCTTAAATAATTCAGCTCTCCCTTGTTTCAGTAGTTTTCACAGGCACTTGAGCGCCCCGCAAAACAAAGCAACCCCTGGGGCTCATTACCATTTGGCCAAGAGCCCTCGGGAGCCTTCTTAAGGCTTGGAATGCTGCctgcttctttttccttttcttctatGTCTCCAGTTTGGCTGCAGAACCACatatcttttcttttaaactcaATTTTCCTTTACAACTTAACAGAACGTCCCTGGTTTTGTGCTTCACTTTGCTTGGCACCAGTTGGActccattatttttttgtggtcCAAAGACCGAAAATATGTCAGTGTATTTCTTATTGTGACGCGGTTTCATTTGTAGGGGCATTGTTGACCTTATTGTCCCTGAGCTTGACGTGACCTGTGCCCTTGTTTGTGGTTCCTATTTGCATACATTAGAGTGTCTGACTGCAAGCCTTCACTGAGCAGCTTAACCCTATGAGTCCCTTGATTTGCATGCTTTTGTCAGCCAATAATGGATTTGGTTGCAACACTGACTGATTTTTAATGGAAATGCAGAATTCTGGCTGCTTGCTAACAGTCTTATTtccttttgttgttctttttttttcttcccactaTACCCTGCTTATTTCTGtcccctttctctttctctgtctctcttactCTTTTGCCTCCTCTCCCCTTCTGtgtccactgtttttttttttgcatgcttCTTTCTTTAGCTTGAAATGGCGATTGAAAACCTCCAAAAGTCTGAAGGAATTGCAAGTCACAAAAGCAGCCTGCTCAACAGCCATGTAAGTCAACCAGGAACTTTCTTTGAAAGGGACAtgggagaaaatgaaaaaaaaaaaaaaacaagtccgtGGCTGAACCTGAAGGAAACGTGTTCTACTGTTCTGCTCAGTTGAACACAGAACCACTTGCTAGCTTTGCTGTTTCCACACTTTCTTACTGACACAAATAAGCATTTGCCAGTTTCCGTCTTTGATGTGCATCTTGCATTTTAGAGTCTGTAAGTGAGTCTCAATATTCTTCATGAGTTTAAGATGAATGATGGATTTGTGCTactaaacattaaaataaaccaacacatgcatgcactgGTGTTTTGAGGCCAGCACAcatccagacagacatttacccccatattaaaacaacatgGGGTTCATTAATGGAGTATGTTTTAGGTCGTACTTGTAAGACAGTGATGTAAGATCTCGTTGGAGGAATGGGCTCGCATTTGTATGATTATGTCACATAAGCACACTTACCCCATCTATTAAATTAATGCAAATCAATGAGGGGGACTTTTAAGGGTTTTTATAGGCAAATGTCTGTTTGAATGTTACTTGAGTTCACTCTTGTTACAAGGCTATTGATTATAATTGCATTCAAATAAGATTCTTTTAGTATCTCCATCCTCACTTTAACTCACATGGGGAAATTTAGTGGTAAAGATGTTTTCCCTAACTTCCAGCTCTTAACCTCCGCTGTCATCTCACAAGCTCGTCACCATTTGTATAAATAGTGTTCAAACTGTTTGAAGTACAGCATTCGCTTTAAATGTGATTTGCAAATTGGTTATTTTAGCCTTTTATGTGAATTTTGATTGTGTTgttagagacagacagacaactttGTCCTGCTCATTAGTTCTGTGAGAGTAATTGTGAGGTCCTTCATATTTTTACTGAGTGAGTGGTGAGTGTTCACTTAATCAGCCAATTCTTATGCTGCGGTCACTTACTGCTGCAGTCAAGAATACAGAGACCAAGGCTTAGCTGAGAGTGCAGTAGTCCATCTGATGTTTCACCTCCTAAAAGAGGTGGTTAcaagatgtttgtgtgtggatgtgagtgtgtgttttatctgtcTTTTGATGTGATAATACGGTGCAGTGCTCCTCTCCATTAATGGCCAGGTGACTATCGCAGAGCAGAATTTGTCCATGGAGGCTCACTAATTGCGTGACTGTGGCTTCCTCTGTTGTATTTTTAGCTGCAGTGGCTGCTGGACAACTATGAGACAGCGGAGGGAGTTAGCCTGCCCCGGTGCTCCCTGTATAACCATTACTTGCGACACTGTCAGGAACAGAAACTGGATCCGGTCAACGCGGCTTCCTTCGGCAAACTCATCCGCTCAGTCTTCATGGGCCTGAGGACTCGCCGCCTTGGCACCAGGTACAAATAGGAAGAGGTGGTTGCAAATGTTGAAGATGCTGATAACAGTAATCATGTCACCATTTCAGATGAGTATGATGATGCTTATAAGCATTTGAGACTTGCTGATGGAAGAGGATAATGATAGTGATTAGCCTGATGGCAAGTTTCTCCTCTTCattggtttctgttttttttcctctctctctaactGAATCGACCAGAGGCAACTCCAAGTATCATTACTATGGCATCCGGGTGAAGCCAGACTCACCGCTCAACCGGCTGCAGGAGGACACACAGTACATGGCCATGAGGCAGCAGCCTGTCCACCAGAAACAGAGGTCAGCAGCACTCTCTCCactcatttgtcacattttccaaCAATTTCCCATTCATCCAGTGTCAtttcttaaattaaaatgaagatgttttaatatgttttaacatgataataaaaagtaatgcttaaacaaacaaaatgataaCAACAACTTACAAACTAACAACTTATTTCGAACTACACATTACAAAATGTTTAACGACTTGATGACACAGATCAGTATATAAATCCCTGACTCTGCTGACCCAAGCTCCTCATTCTAGAGACTGCAAATGCTCTGTCCCCTTTAGTTTTCAGCTGAAAGACCTCTGCTCGAGGATCTCAAACTACACACAGCAGCATGTGGTACTAAAAGGTCAGAGATGTAGGTTGGAGAGAAACCATGGCGAGTCTAAAAAGTCATCCAAATCCTAACTTAAAGTGACAATGAGTTAAGGAAGCTCAAACAGAGATGTTTTATGATTCAAGCTGGTAAAAAAGACAATATTGCAATAGACTTGgatgagatttaaaaataaacaagaattACCTTTTCCCTGTGACAGCTGCCTTACTTTCATCAGCAATTCTCTAATGCTCTCTGCTCACTGTCCAGGTTCAAACCCCTGCAGAAGGTGGATGGCATGTCTGACAGCCTGTGTGGGAGCTCTCAGAACTGTAACAGCACTCCAGAGCAGTCTGTGGCTGCTCAGAGTCAACACCACCAGCAGTACATAGGTAAGAACAAGAGCTGAACACTTTGTTGTACGTGATGATCCATATTTTGCACAATTGCTTTAACCTTTTAAGTCGAGCTTAAGTTCCCTGTCCAGTGTGttacagatttaaaacaagatgggaACATTAACCAAGTGAAATATGAACCTCTACAGTGAAGATATGGCaatcacaaataaatgacaGCCTTGGAGATTTACTAATTGCAATTGTAACTGCAAAAGCTGGATGGCTACCATCTCTTTGTATCCATGATTGCATTACTGTAAaagcctattttttttttcctattcttATAGATTTAGAGTAGACCCATGTATACACAGCTACCGTCACCCACTGACGTGATTCGGATGGTTTAATGAATTGTCGTTGTTGATCAGACAATAATaggatgtgtgttttgtttatgcAGATACATCCCACAACCTGCCTCCGTTTCCCTCTCCTGACTTGGGCACTCAGCCTCTGCCTGAGCGCATCAACGTGAACGATATCAAGAAACTGCAGACGCTCTACAGAGATCACTGTGAGGTGAGTCGACATAGCCCAGTGTGTTCTACCTTCAACTGTCTTAGAAAAGTCTAAACTGTAGTTTTAAATATTGCACTTTGAGCAGTGACTTACTTAGACGATATGATATCGGTCCGATAACAGCTCCAtagtttaaaaggtctaaaatgaatCGGACTTATATCAATATCAACAGATACACAAAAACATGAGTTTGTCTTAGAGAAAATACTGCCCGTCACATTTTAAATGGCGTGTGAATGAACTGTCTCTTTCAGTGAGTCCTTCCCTTAGCGGAAATATTAAGGACACACTGACAATTAACAATACTATCTATGCATTAATTAAGCTGTTATGTCTCCACTAATGCGTTGTGCTTGCAGATAAAAACGTGATTATCTCATatttgaactggtgacctgCTGATAACTTATCTCGCACTGACTCGTTGACATGTGTTAAATGAGTCTTAAAAGTTGCGTGGTGTTCTTCATCGCGAGTGCCATGCTCATTGAGCAGGAGCGTAACCCTCTGTGACATCTTAAGCCTGGTTACCATGGGAACgacaagagacttttattttctcaacaTCTGCTcaaccaaaaataaaaccagcaaAACATCAGACCCTGGACTTACTTGAGTCCACCCACCCAAGTTTTGAATGGACACAAAGAATCGCTCGAACTTTGAAAACATCTACGTCAACAGTGTGTTGATAATATAACCCAAGTGATCTCTGTGTAGTCAAAGCTAAATCTTCTTCTGAATAAACCTCCTATTTTTAATCACAAAGGGTTTTAAAAGAGTTGTTGCTCAAGAAGTATTGTGCAACAAACCAACATTTCTTGAcaaatatagtataatatatcaGCCTAGTGTAGGGCAGATACATGTGGTGAAACCAGGAAACTGCAGCCTGACAGAAAGACCTGCATTAATGTATAAAGAAATATCGAATGAGAAAGTGTGTGTACTATGCACAGATTTCACAGTTTCCTGATTGGGTAATGAATTTGAGTAGGTGGAAGAATTACCCCGGGGGAAAAAGCATTCTGGCAAGGAGGGGAGTATAAACAATAGTGAAAATTAAAATTTGGGGGCTTTAGAGGCAGGAGAGAGGCTATGAATAAAGCAGTGAAGCTCTGGCCTTATCATATTATCCCTGCCCTCCTCATGTCCAGCCCCACCACGCTCCTTTTGTTCCAGCCGTCTTTTCATCTCCGTGCAGCTTTCAAGACATGCCAATTAACCTTTCAGCGCGCTGGGTGGACATCTTGGTGTCTTTGTGGTGGCCTCCCCTTGGGCCTTTGTGTTGCCTTGTCTGTGGACAGGCACATGGGCTCCTGTCTTTGTCTGCTAGTGCATTTCTGTCACTCTCACAGCTCTCACTGCCTCAGagtgtttaatgtttttcttttctttttcttttttttaacttttgtgtcggggtggtggtggggggtagATGTTTCCAGAACTTTCACTCATATCGAACAAGTTGACCTAAACATAAAGCAGTCTTTTTTATTGTATCTGTGTCTGATACAGAAACAACACCCATGCCATTAAATGAGAGATCAAGCAAGAAATAATTAGGTGTTTAATAAAATGCTGAGGGTAATAAATCACACCGTGTTAACCACAGTCTTTGTCGTGTGTGAAGGGGTTAAGATATGGGAATCTACGCTGCAGGCACTcgtctgtgtgtgattgtgtgaacaCGTGTTATTGCTTCtccacactttttttcttcgttctttctttttcttccttttccttctttcttctgAGTCTTGATGTTTTTCCCGTGTAAATGAAAAACTGTGGCGGTGAGACACTCTTGTTTCGGAGGGTATGGGGAattctcctttttgttttggaGTTCTGTGTTTGACCTGTTGCTGGGGGCAACTGTAAACAAGGTTGCCATGGCGACGGCTGGAGAGGAAGCAAAAACATATCATGTGATTGAAGCATACGCCGCCGTGTAACAAGATCCAGCGGCAAGTGCACGTCCTGCCAGATAGCGAAAGAAAAGAATCTCGGGGCACGTTGTAAATCAGACTCTCATAATTCTCACAGTGGAGATTTACTGGACTGTTTGAGAGCATAAACATGACAAGTCTGAACTGAGTCGTGTGGAGCCTGGCTGACGTTTCCGTTGGCCTGCTGAATAACCTTAACAACCTCTGCACAGTGCTGGGgtttgtgtttcactttcaTTTGCACGGGCGACTACTTTCCCTCTAAAACTGGCTAATTATTGTAGCGCGCTGGCTTAGCCGCGCTTCATTTGTGCTCCTTGTTGATACTCGTCTTTCAAACAGCCTCATGCATATGAACAGGAAAGAGGAAGTCACATGAGTTTATTTCTGGTCAGCAGCCTCACCACTAATATACAGCCAATGCATATAAAGTACTTCTCTGCTTTATATAAAGACAACCAAGTAAGAGCGAGTGAAACCGCACACTGCTGATCAAACTGCAGATGAAGCCTGAACGTGGTCTTTAGGAACCTCCTGATGATTAATGTGCAGGGAGCTGTGTTTAAGCTGGCTCATTGTCTAAGCAGGAGGGCCTGCAGTGAGCGAGaggctgcctgcctgcctgtagAAACTTTGTTGTGTGTCTGGTTGCCATGGTTCAGCTCTGTGTTTTGACCCCCACCCTCCCcctttcctccccctctcttccctcctctgttCCCTCCCTCTGCCGCTCTCCTGCAGGCTACTTTGGATGTGGTGATGAACCTCCAGTTCCATTTTATTGAGAAACTGTGGCAGACCTTTTGGTATTCAACAGCGCCATCTAGTGACGGAAATACAAGCCTCAATAACAGGTCAGAGGAAGTAAATAATGAAAAGGGCAACACTGCTTAAGGGCATAATGAACCTTGAATGTCTATAGTAATgtcttttgtatgttttgtcctgtttgtgtagtgatgatgacatggaAGGTGCGATTCCCAGAGAGAAGCTGGTCGCTCTGTGCAAATATGAACCAATCCGACTATGGATGAGGAGCTGTGATCACATCCTCTACCAGGCTCTAGTGGAGATCCTCATTCCTGATGTCCTGCGTCCTGTTCCCAGTCAGTATTATGCTTCTTTTGGCAATTTGGcaaatactaaatactaaaaatacaatatttttagaCTGATTGTCGATCAGAAAATACTGTAAAAGATCTGTCATTATTTCAGTTACTCTATTTCAATTAGGTTTTCTTATACAACAGTCCAATTCCTTAGGGTTGTTTGGTTTAAAATCTATGTGTCCATGCAATGGACACATAGATTCTTACGccttgtgtcagctgggattgtctaCAGCCTCCTCCCttcctcacgtggaggatacaTCGATAGAATATGGACGCATGAATCAAAAGGCTGGATGTGTGGATCAACCAGTTAGTTATTTATTCACCTCTGTTAGATTAAATGTATGGATGGAGGatgattttttaaaacaaacactgttgatGGCTGTGATCAGCTCATGTGAAGAATTAGTATTAAAAAGTAAAGATCTGACTCCCAGTATTTCTGCTTCCTGTGAAACACTCTGCGTTAGATTTAAGGGATTTCAATGTTTATCCTGACAGACTTGCCTGAATCGATGCCACGTGCGCTTCAAACATAACTGCGATGTAGTAAACTTGTCTTGTAATCCAGGGTGTTTTCGTTCCACAGGCACTCTCACTCAGGCCATCCGTAACTTTGCCAAGAGTCTGGAGGGCTGGCTGACTAACGCCATGACCAGCTTTCCACAAGAGATAATCCGCACCAAGGTAACGAGAAAGACTCTGATCCACTTCAGCTACACTGTGTTTGCATGTCTTCAATGGATTATACAGTTATGTCCATTATGGAACAATATATTCTGACGTTTATCCCTTTCCATCCTTTCCTGAGCTGATGTGTGACCAAAACCTTTAGTTTAGGCtaactgtcaattctagcaacagaatatattcagttcatattttttctgcataaaagctctgaactcgatatgaaataattttttttttgtgaagataagcaaataatttcaatttattttaaaatgatgatttgttaaatcatctgccgggccagatactgatgctggtgggccagttttggcccacgggccaccaattgctgacttatattatagtatagtctGGTCTAGTTTAGGTGGGTTTATTGGCAGCACTATCCAAAggtatgtttgtgtgagtgtataatTGGTAATAGTGTGATTTTTATAGCCTCAGAATGAGACttttatgtgtaatgtgtaagtTGAGGGCTTTTCTTTACCGTCTTGCACTGACATGTTTCTATAACTGCCTGAAAGGAGGTGCATTTTTGCGTTTTGACGGCTCTGCATAAAACAATGAAGAGTGTGAGTAGTGCTAAGAGAGGAGTACTCGGTTTATTGCACTGTGCAGTCTCACTAAtgttcacacactggaccttttaaaatgCAGTTATTGTGAGTAAACGTTTAAGTTGTGACCTTGGTAACACGACTGTGTGTCCTGTGCTCCTCAGGTGGCCGTGGTCAGTGCCTTTGCCCAGACTCTGAGACGTTACACCAGCCTGAACCACCTGGCCCAGGCAGCCCGGGCTGTCCTCCAGAACACCTCCCAGATCAACCAGATGCTCTCCGACCTCAACAGGGTGGACTTTGCTAATGTCCAGGTAAATTTTGTCCGTCAGCTTCGCGTTAAACTGTTTTGCGTTGATGTTTGATCATGTCGCTCTCACATTGTATTTGCTATTTTCTTCACTGAACGTGGttggttgtgttttgttgtgtgttaacAGGAGCAGGCGTCTTGggtgtgtcagtgtgatgaGAGTGTGGTCCAGCGTCTGGAGCAGGACTTTAAAGtcaccctgcagcagcagagctctcTGGACCAGTGGGCTACCTGGCTGGACAACGTGGTGTCTCAGGTGCTGAAGCCTCACCAGGGCAGCCCGAGCTTCCCCAAAGCTGCACGCCAGTTCTTACTCAAATGGTCTTTTTACAGGTAACATAAACACAAGAGCACAgcaaacctttttatttatgtatttgtaaaaaaatggACCGAAAGGTTTATAGACTATCTCTCTGttcttctctgcctcctccttgCAGCTCCATGGTGATCAGAGACCTCACTCTGCGAAGTGCTGCCAGTTTTGGCTCTTTCCACCTGATCCGCCTTCTTTATGACGAGTACATGTTTTACCTGGTGGAGCATCGTGTCGCTCAGGCCACTGGAGAAACTCCTATTGCTGTCATGGGGGAGGTGAGAGGGCGTGTttacacctgctgctgctcaacagacagaaaaagatgATGCTTTATGTTGACATTTGCTGGTTTTGTTAATGAATCTTCTCTTGCATTACAGTTCAGTGACCTGAGCTTGATGATGCCATCGCACATGGAAAAAGGTAAGTCTTTACTTATTGTTACAGAGCTAGTTTTGATTCTGTGTGGGGTAAGAGTGATGTTTGATAGAAAATAGCTTTGTGCAGGTGAATATTTCAATTGAAAAACTGTAAAGAGCTTTGAGTGGCCATCAAGATAATATAAATGCAGGTCATTTATCTCTTTGAACAAGGGATTATCTGCACTTCTATGCCTGCGATTTCTCCAACTATTAttgttttaagtttatttattttggacaattaagatcttttttttatttatttacctctaTTTACCGCTGCGACATGAGTCTCCGTGAGTCTGACGTCTACAGGGAAAAACGTGTATATATATTGGTGTCAGTATCGATTATCACCCACACTCCCGATATATCAGCAAAAACGATCTTATATTGTGCCTCCCTGTTATGAATAAGTATGGGAGAACATATGATTTGAATTGCCCTTCTGGGACATATAAAGTTCTTCTGAATCTAAAGGACACAAAACAACGAACTTCAGCTTGTATTAGCAAAAATATTGCAGTGTTTTAATGCTTATTTTGACCTTCATCAGTCAAAGATCCATTATCCTTAACCCGTTTTGCCTGATGAAGGTCTTAAACACTGTCACCGTCCTACACACCTGCCTCTAAAAAAAAGATCTATGAAGTATCCTTTTCTGAATTCTTTGGATTATTTGGATTTAACAAATCCCTGCGTCCCTTTGCCACCAGATGCTTCCTTCTCTGACGAGATGAGCGACCTGGGCAGCGATGCCGACAGAGGACCTACTGAACCGGCTGTAAAGAGGGAGAGGATTGAAATGAGTCACCCTCTGCAGGAGATGTGAGTCTCGTCCTAACACGTTACCAGGACGAGCGTCTCTCCCAGGGAAAATAGAAGGTGACCCTAAAGTGACTTTTGGAGCCTTTTTTGGGGCCTTGGTGGCTTTTTGAGCTGAggacagtttgtctgtctgcagtctgtcagtgtgtgcaaTGTACATAGAATGTAGCGATGTCAGTCCTGTCCTCATGAGCATTCAGACCTTTGACCCAGgaagatgacatttttttttctgtttttttttttaactcacagGAGTGTAACACAGgtctgagtgttgttttttttgttttgtttttgttgcaacTGTGAATGACTTTGTGCAGTACCTTTTTATTGGATGTGGATCTTTGAATGGtggtgtgtggtgtttgtgacttcttcttcttttcaaacTTCAACTAGCTGTGCCATAGTGTCATTTCAGTGCCTTAGATCGCTAAGTTTAAAAAACCACTACTACAGATGTCTATCTATCCCTCAGCTGTGCCTCTACCGCAGTATGAATGTATCGTCTCCAAAACCTCAAACATTCAAAGCACCTTTGACATTGACCACGCTTAGTTGTGAACTCCTTGTTGCCTCTGCTGCAGCTCGCAGCaaacatggaagaaaaaaaatagataaacatGCAACTTACTAACCCAAAGGACCTTTCCCTCAGTTGATCCCACCAGCTTAGCCATAGTCATGACTCTGTCCGTCAGACAGGAGTCAGGGACGCAGGGAGACAGTCTCTTTACTTTGGCCATggaacattttggtttgtataCCTCAATAGAATTCTATGCTATGCTCCGTTTGGCTCAGATGACGTGAGGCAAGTATTatgaggaaaaatgaaaaagaaagaataacatGTAGCTACTGTTGCTGTTTGTGTCTCCTACTCTGGTTTTCTCTCATGTAAATAATTTTCCACGTCCCTTACAAATGATTTTAAATAGCTCCTCCTTGTTAGGATGCGGTCAGTCCTCGTCCAGTGTCTCACCTGTGCAGTTGCCAGAGTTGGAGACAATTTGAAATgggattttttaaaataacattaactGGAATATGGTCTGATTTCTATGGAAGCGTATTGCtgaaataatttttttcaaAAGGCTCTGTTTTTATTAGATGTCACGtggtacatactgtatgttagcACCCCAGGCTCAGGCAGGCCGATTGGGCAggaatcttgtaaaaacagacagaagtcaagtaaaaacagaccccaaaAAAATCTCTAGTAAAAACAGACTCAAAATGTTTTTCCGTAAAAAACTGACCTGGAATAAAGAAAACGTGTAAAAATAGACCCGAAAAAAAATTCTCATAAAAATGGACCCAAAAACAAAATTGTATAAATAGACccggggaaaaaaaattgcgaaaaacAGACCCcaaattttgttttctttaaatgattttaGGTGAACGCAATACGCTTGCGTAGATTTCCTCCTCTGTCcatctaataataaaaaaacaggttgTACATTTCATCAAAGGGAAAACTAAAACACTTGGATCTGTAAAACCAAAACCCTTTGGCGTCTGAGCCGGCACCTGCTCCACATGCTCCCCGAACTTTGATACTTTAACCTCACGCTGTTACTCAGCTTAAGTCTTATGTTCTGTTTaaattagatagaaaataaaagtacagtgcATTATTTGGGGAATTTGTTCCAGaataaattatacatatatatatatatacagtatatctttaTACGACgtagaaagtgtgtgtgtaagtggtCTGTGgcctaatctctctctctctctctccctctctttcctcacACTTTACTTGGTCACATTGTATCAGAAGAAAAAGCTTTGATGTGTAATTGATTAGACtggcgtgtgtgcgtgtgtgtaacgTTTCCAATCTCAACTGTTCAATGTACGACGTCCTG is a window from the Solea solea chromosome 9, fSolSol10.1, whole genome shotgun sequence genome containing:
- the rfx2 gene encoding DNA-binding protein RFX2 isoform X1, translated to MQNSEGGSDTTASVATLRTSSSAQAPVVQPVPASQQRVLVQATGSAQKGGQVQQLSVPRVQQVPQQQVQQVQHVYPPQYVGESGDAVYTNGTIRTAYSYNPEAQLYGQSSGGTYFDSQAGGTHVTTVVSSASGGVPPHGMVGIAMDVGSSHIISSGSTYLIHGGSMEGSRNHISHSSRSSSAMLEMAIENLQKSEGIASHKSSLLNSHLQWLLDNYETAEGVSLPRCSLYNHYLRHCQEQKLDPVNAASFGKLIRSVFMGLRTRRLGTRGNSKYHYYGIRVKPDSPLNRLQEDTQYMAMRQQPVHQKQRFKPLQKVDGMSDSLCGSSQNCNSTPEQSVAAQSQHHQQYIDTSHNLPPFPSPDLGTQPLPERINVNDIKKLQTLYRDHCEATLDVVMNLQFHFIEKLWQTFWYSTAPSSDGNTSLNNSDDDMEGAIPREKLVALCKYEPIRLWMRSCDHILYQALVEILIPDVLRPVPSTLTQAIRNFAKSLEGWLTNAMTSFPQEIIRTKVAVVSAFAQTLRRYTSLNHLAQAARAVLQNTSQINQMLSDLNRVDFANVQEQASWVCQCDESVVQRLEQDFKVTLQQQSSLDQWATWLDNVVSQVLKPHQGSPSFPKAARQFLLKWSFYSSMVIRDLTLRSAASFGSFHLIRLLYDEYMFYLVEHRVAQATGETPIAVMGEFSDLSLMMPSHMEKDASFSDEMSDLGSDADRGPTEPAVKRERIEMSHPLQEM
- the rfx2 gene encoding DNA-binding protein RFX2 isoform X3, which codes for MQNSEGGSDTTASVATLRTSSSAQAPVVQPVPASQQVQQVQHVYPPQYVGESGDAVYTNGTIRTAYSYNPEAQLYGQSSGGTYFDSQAGGTHVTTVVSSASGGVPPHGMVGIAMDVGSSHIISSGSTYLIHGGSMEGSRNHISHSSRSSSAMLEMAIENLQKSEGIASHKSSLLNSHLQWLLDNYETAEGVSLPRCSLYNHYLRHCQEQKLDPVNAASFGKLIRSVFMGLRTRRLGTRGNSKYHYYGIRVKPDSPLNRLQEDTQYMAMRQQPVHQKQRFKPLQKVDGMSDSLCGSSQNCNSTPEQSVAAQSQHHQQYIDTSHNLPPFPSPDLGTQPLPERINVNDIKKLQTLYRDHCEATLDVVMNLQFHFIEKLWQTFWYSTAPSSDGNTSLNNSDDDMEGAIPREKLVALCKYEPIRLWMRSCDHILYQALVEILIPDVLRPVPSTLTQAIRNFAKSLEGWLTNAMTSFPQEIIRTKVAVVSAFAQTLRRYTSLNHLAQAARAVLQNTSQINQMLSDLNRVDFANVQEQASWVCQCDESVVQRLEQDFKVTLQQQSSLDQWATWLDNVVSQVLKPHQGSPSFPKAARQFLLKWSFYSSMVIRDLTLRSAASFGSFHLIRLLYDEYMFYLVEHRVAQATGETPIAVMGEFSDLSLMMPSHMEKDASFSDEMSDLGSDADRGPTEPAVKRERIEMSHPLQEM
- the rfx2 gene encoding DNA-binding protein RFX2 isoform X2 gives rise to the protein MQNSEGGSDTTASVATLRTSSSAQAPVVQPVPASQQRVLVQATGSAQKGGQVQQLSVPRVQQVPQQQVQQVQHVYPPQYVGESGDAVYTNGTIRTAYSYNPEAQLYGQSSGGTYFDSQAGGTHVTTVVSSASGGVPPHGMVGIAMDVGSSHIISSGSTYLIHGGSMEGSRNHISHSSRSSSAMLQWLLDNYETAEGVSLPRCSLYNHYLRHCQEQKLDPVNAASFGKLIRSVFMGLRTRRLGTRGNSKYHYYGIRVKPDSPLNRLQEDTQYMAMRQQPVHQKQRFKPLQKVDGMSDSLCGSSQNCNSTPEQSVAAQSQHHQQYIDTSHNLPPFPSPDLGTQPLPERINVNDIKKLQTLYRDHCEATLDVVMNLQFHFIEKLWQTFWYSTAPSSDGNTSLNNSDDDMEGAIPREKLVALCKYEPIRLWMRSCDHILYQALVEILIPDVLRPVPSTLTQAIRNFAKSLEGWLTNAMTSFPQEIIRTKVAVVSAFAQTLRRYTSLNHLAQAARAVLQNTSQINQMLSDLNRVDFANVQEQASWVCQCDESVVQRLEQDFKVTLQQQSSLDQWATWLDNVVSQVLKPHQGSPSFPKAARQFLLKWSFYSSMVIRDLTLRSAASFGSFHLIRLLYDEYMFYLVEHRVAQATGETPIAVMGEFSDLSLMMPSHMEKDASFSDEMSDLGSDADRGPTEPAVKRERIEMSHPLQEM